In Burkholderia sp. NRF60-BP8, a single window of DNA contains:
- a CDS encoding DUF6402 family protein: MDLSYYKINKLLWRWSRTEGARIVHDAGLSMDRAPPALPASPAPVAKAVPAPKPPKPDPMVKMVDDIWGAVDAFSRFKTWLNTADPPKPAKAPAPTKLEKTVPAFDIQEIPGAMRKEMMPIGAKLMERWFAGALNYSPTDADEAAEINQDGRPYPPEMYDTTTVKLDWVLRFARAKKKYDYLINEAIRSPAAKETLKGKLGPYKERLTLLDSADICGDDVATLHRRFQFQLASVDGSFGQKIELLLHTLARGGVPDDLSSALGSFNLYAALGHARFYWDAESRRTRADVRGIWVYVKDNYTFTDRKGGRSQYLGHWSRDGVIVIPLDAVAATSPYVPYLESPVSLPYLNTSVTLGNPVIRGNLYHPVHNSDFRQWAIRHHRGGDFVIYSDRRYVPVVPPIEIYL; encoded by the coding sequence ATGGATCTGTCGTATTACAAAATCAACAAGCTGCTATGGCGCTGGAGCAGGACAGAGGGCGCGCGCATCGTACATGACGCAGGTTTGTCGATGGACCGGGCGCCGCCTGCGCTTCCCGCTTCACCAGCGCCCGTGGCGAAGGCCGTGCCGGCCCCGAAGCCGCCAAAGCCAGACCCGATGGTCAAGATGGTGGATGACATATGGGGGGCCGTGGATGCTTTTTCCCGCTTCAAAACCTGGCTGAACACGGCTGATCCACCTAAGCCGGCCAAAGCACCTGCGCCAACGAAGCTCGAAAAGACGGTGCCTGCGTTCGACATTCAGGAAATCCCTGGCGCGATGCGTAAGGAGATGATGCCGATTGGGGCCAAACTGATGGAGCGATGGTTTGCCGGAGCGCTCAACTACTCTCCAACGGACGCAGACGAGGCGGCAGAAATTAATCAGGACGGCAGGCCGTATCCGCCTGAAATGTATGACACCACCACCGTCAAGCTGGATTGGGTGCTCCGGTTTGCCCGTGCGAAGAAGAAATACGACTATCTGATAAATGAGGCCATACGCTCGCCGGCAGCCAAGGAGACACTGAAAGGAAAGCTTGGGCCCTACAAGGAGCGATTGACTCTGCTGGATTCCGCGGACATATGCGGTGACGATGTCGCGACCCTGCATCGCCGCTTTCAATTTCAACTGGCATCGGTCGATGGTTCATTTGGACAGAAAATCGAGCTTCTCTTGCACACTTTGGCGAGGGGGGGCGTACCCGATGATCTCAGCAGCGCGCTCGGCTCATTCAATCTCTACGCGGCGCTCGGGCACGCACGCTTTTACTGGGATGCTGAATCCAGGAGAACACGAGCCGACGTAAGAGGCATCTGGGTATATGTGAAAGACAACTACACCTTCACTGACAGGAAGGGTGGTCGGTCGCAGTATCTGGGGCACTGGAGCCGCGATGGCGTGATTGTCATTCCGCTCGATGCTGTTGCTGCGACCTCTCCATATGTTCCTTACCTCGAATCTCCGGTTAGCCTTCCGTACCTCAACACTTCGGTGACCCTTGGCAATCCGGTCATCAGGGGTAATCTCTATCATCCTGTCCACAACAGCGATTTTCGACAGTGGGCAATTAGACACCATCGAGGCGGCGACTTCGTCATTTATTCCGACCGCCGTT